One part of the Mariniblastus fucicola genome encodes these proteins:
- the gcvH gene encoding glycine cleavage system protein GcvH, with amino-acid sequence MKPENYLFAESHEWANVADEGGDKVATVGISAHAVEALTDLVYMDLPDVGDTVTAGESFGEVESVKATSDMFSPVDGEIIAVNTDLPDNLETLNDDPYAAGWIIKVKLSSEDSLSKLMDFETYEKQCSE; translated from the coding sequence ATGAAACCTGAAAACTACCTGTTTGCTGAATCTCACGAGTGGGCCAATGTCGCGGACGAAGGCGGCGACAAAGTTGCCACTGTCGGCATCTCGGCTCACGCGGTCGAAGCCCTCACCGACCTGGTTTACATGGATCTTCCTGACGTCGGCGATACCGTCACCGCTGGCGAATCGTTCGGAGAAGTCGAATCGGTCAAAGCGACCAGCGATATGTTCAGTCCTGTCGATGGCGAGATCATTGCCGTCAACACCGACCTGCCGGACAACCTTGAAACGCTCAACGACGATCCATACGCGGCGGGTTGGATCATCAAAGTAAAACTTTCGAGCGAAGATTCATTGTCGAAGTTGATGGACTTCGAAACTTACGAAAAGCAGTGCAGCGAATAG